Genomic segment of Rhodococcus sp. W8901:
GAGGCGCTGCATCGCAACGGCTTCGAGGCGAAGTGCCAGATCTGCGACAAGTTCCGAGCGTCCGGCGAGTACGTGCGCGTCCACGACAGCGGACACGACCATGATCTCGAACGGATCGGCCGGAAGCTCGCCCGCGAGGTCGCCGGCCTGTTCGGCCGCCCGGCGGTATTCGGCCAGTCCCCGATCGACGACACCGGTGGCCAGATCGGCCTCCGCGGTACTCGCCGACAACGCTGCCTGGTTGTTCGTGTCGTGATCGCTGTTCGCGCCGCTGCCCTGCGCGCTCGCGTGCAGCGGGACGAGCGCCGCGAGTTCGGTGCGCGCGTCGGCGATCCGGTCGGCACCGACGAGAGCAGCCACCATGAAACCGCGCACCTGCAGGCTCTCGTCGTACAGGTGCATCGTCCACAGGACTTCGGCGGACCGCCGGTAGAACTCGACCGCTTCGCCGTAGCGCGCGGACTGGGAGTACAGGCCGCCGAGGTGCTGACACACCATCGCCAGGCCCCAGCTGTCGTTCAGTTCCTCCGCCAGGGCGAGCGCCTGCCGTGCGTCGGACTCCGAACCGAACAGGTCCCCGATGTTCTCCCGGAGGTTGGCGCGCGCGATCAACGCGGAGCTGCGCGCCCCCGGGTCGGTCGACCGCACCGCCGTCGCGAGCGTCCGCGCCAGGCCGCGCCCCGATCCGGGCACCAACATCAGTGTGGCGTTCACCCGCGACGACCCGCTGATGTCCGTGCGGGCGGCGAGCAGTCGTCGCAGACGAGTGCGGGCAATCGCGACCACGCGCAGATTGCCTCCCATCGCCATGTGGGCGGCGGCCAGCACGTACGCCGCCGCGAGGTGATCCGCGGGTACGTCCTCGGCGGGGAGGCCGGAATCGTCGAGTTCGAGCACTCGCGGTGCCCACGCGAAGACCTCGGAGTGCGCGCCGCGAAAGGCCCACATGCCGCCGAGCACGGGGAAGATCGTGAAGACGGCGCGAACGAGCTTCTCCGACAGCGCATATCGCAGCACCGCGAGCAGGTTGTCGTGCTCGGCCTCGACACGGTGCGCCGCCGCGATCTGACGGCCGGACATGAAGTCGTGGAACACCTCCCGCGAGAAGCACTCCGCCCACTCGACCGTCCGACGACGCACCTCGGCGTCCTCGTCACCGTCCGACTGCTCCTCGCCGAACTCCCGCACGGTCTCGAGCATGTGGTACCGAAGCCCCACGGCATCGGCGCCGTCGGGCGGTTCGACCACCGACAGCATCGACTGGTTCACCAGGCCCTCGAGTGCATCGGCGACGTCGACGACCTCGCCCCACTGCGCCACGGCGACCGCGGCGTCGGCCGTGAATCCTGCCGGGAATCGGCATATTCGACGCAACGCCGCCTGCTCCGGCTCCTCGAGCAGGTTCCAACTCCAGTCGATCACGGCACGGAGCGTGCGGTGCCGTTCCGGCGACGTCCGGTCCCCCGAACGCAGCAGCGCGAACCGGTCCACCAGTCGGGCGTTGATCTCCTCGACGCTGAGTGTGCGGACCCGTGCCGCGGCGAGCTCGATCGCGAGCGGCAGCCCGTCCAGCGTCCGGCACAGGCGCTCGACCTCACCGTCGTCCAGACGCACCGAGGGGCGCACCGCGAGCGCCCGTGCCCGGAACAGTTCGGTGGCGGGCGATCCGTCGTCGTCGATCGCCAACGGTGCCAGCGGATACACCGCCTCCGCGGTGATCGACATCGGCGACCGGCTGGTCGCGAGGACCGTCAGGTGCGGGCTCGCGGCGATCAGGTCGGACACCGCGTCGGCGGCGTCGTCGATCAGGTGCTCGCAGTTGTCGAGAATCAGCAGCGACGGTCGGGCCGACAGCGCGTCGCGCAACCGCTGGCGCGCGTCGTGGATCCGGGTGCGGGTGAGCGCGCCCGGCGTGAGGTCGGCCTCGCTCAGACCGAGGGTGCCGCTGATCGCGGCGATCAGGTCCTCGCCGCTGCGCAGCGGCGCGAGTTCGACGAGCGCAACCGGCATCCGGCCCGAGACCTCGGCCCCCACCGCGTGCGCGACCCGCGTCTTGCCGGTGCCACCGGGCCCCAGGACGGTCACCACCCGCGACGACGCCAGCAGCAGTTCGAGCGCCGCCAGATCGGTCTTCCGTCCGAGCAGCGGGTTGGGCGCGGCGCGGAGCCCGATCACGTTGGGCAGCATCCGGGTTGCCGCCTCCGAAAACCCCGCTGCCTCCGCTGCCTCCGCTGTCTCCACCGCACCGCCCGACTCCTTCCGCGCCGCGCGATCGGTCCGATCGCCGCGCAGGATGGCGGCATTGAGGTCGACGAGCCGGGCGGACGGGTCCACGCCCAGGCGATCGGCCAACCGGCCGCGCAACCCTGCGAACACCTCGAGCGCCTCGTTGGATCGACCCGAGCCGTGCAGGCACTCCATGAGCAGCGCGTGCGCGCCCTCGTCGAGCGGCGACGCACCCGCCGCGGCACGCGCGATCGGCAGCGCGACGGCGAACTCGCCGGACGCCAGCAGCGCAGCGAGTTCCACCGCGTCGAGCGCGCCGCGATGCGACGCGGCCTCGGTCGCCAGGTCGTCGGCGAGGTCGCCGCCGGGCAGGTCCGCCCCCGGCTCGCCGCGCCACAGCGCCCGGGCCCGGCGCACCGCGTCCAGCGCGCCCCGCTGGTCCCCGTCGGCGTGACGCTGTCCCGCTTCCCGCGCGAGCAGACGCGCGCGCGTCAGATCGACCTGTTCCGGTGCAAGGGCAAGCCGGTAGCCGGCCGGACCGGCCTCGATCGCCCCGTCCGGCAGCGCCGAGCGCAGCCGGGAGATCTGTGTGTGCAGGGCGTTGGCCGGGGACTTCGGCGGGGCGTCACCCCAGACGTCCTCGACCAGCGCCGCGGCGCTGCGGCTGTGTCCGGGCCGCCGCGCGAGCGCCACCAACAGAGCGCGGGCGCGCGGCCCGGGCAACGGAATCAGGACACCGTCTCGGCGTGTGGCAACGCCACCCAACAGCGCCACCTCGACCGGCGGCTCCGTGGGTGCCGGGGACTGGGGATCGCTCGTCACGGTTTGCACCGGCGACAAGCCTATGGGAGTACCCGACCGTGCGGCCACCCGATTCGACGAGGGTGAAAGGATCGGCGCATGGCTTCTGTGTCCCAGTGGATCGAGGGCGCCCGACCGCGCACCCTGCCCAATGCGATCGCTCCGGTGTTCGCCGGTACCGGCGCGGCGGCGTCCCTCGACGGCGCGGTGTGGTGGAAGGCGCTGCTGGCGCTGGTGGTCTCGCTGGCGTTGATCGTCGGCGTCAACTTCGCGAACGACTACTCGGACGGCATCCGCGGCACCGACGACGAGCGGGTGGGCCCGCTGCGCCTCGTCGGGTCCGGGCTGGCCTCGCCCGGTGCGGTCAAGGGCGCCGCGATGGGCTGTTTCGCGGTGGCCGCGGTCGCGGGCATCGCCCTCGCCCTGGTCTCGGCGTGGTGGCTGATCCTGATCGGCGCAGTCTGCATCCTGGGCGCCTGGTTCTACACGGGCGGCAAGAAGCCCTACGGCTACAGCGGTTTCGGCGAGATCGCGGTGTTCGTGTTCTTCGGTCTGGTCGCGGTGCTCGGCACCGAGTTCGTACAGGCCGAGCGTGTCGACTGGGCGGGTCTGCTGGCCGCGATCGCGGTCGGCTCGTACTCGAGCGCGGTGTTGGTGGCGAACAACCTGCGCGACATCCCGACCGACACCGAATCCGGGAAGATCACCCTCGCAGTGAAATTGGGGGACGCCCGCACCCGCACCCTGCACCTGGCGCTGCTGGTGGCGCCGTTCGTGGTGACCCTCGCGCTCGTCGCGCGCACGCCGTGGGCGCTCGTCGGTCTGATCGCGCTTCCGCTCGCGATCAAGGCCAACGCGCCCGTGCGGACCGGTGGCCGGGGACCCGCACTGATCCCGGCCCTCGCGGTCACCGGCATGTCGATGCTGGTGTGGGCCACGGCCACCGGACTCGCACTCGGTCTCGGCTGAGCCGTACGCAGCTAGTCGGTCGCGGTACGGTGCCCGAGAACGTTGACGACCTTCCCGTCCGGATCACGGACGAAGAACCGTCGGACACCCCACTCCTCGTCCTGCAGCGGATGGACGATGGTCGCGCCGCGCGCGACCATCGCCTCGTACACCGCGTCCACATCGTCCACCTCGACGCTCATGTCGGGGTGGACCGGCGCCGTCGCGTCGTCGCCCATCAGCGTCACCTGGGCGGTGGGATTCGACGGTGACGCCATCGTCATCACCCACCCTTGATTCATCACCTCGGCGAAGCCCAGCGCGGCATAGAAGTCGCGGCTGTCGTCGAGCGATTTCGCGTGGATGTCGGGAACGACCCGGCGGATCGTCATGTCACTTCTTGTCCGGAACCAGTGCGCTGAGCAAGAAGTTCACGAGCGAGATGATCAGCGCACCCCACACCGCCGTCCAGAAGCCGTCGACGCTCAGGCCCCACTCGGTCTGCGAACTGATCCACGACGTGAGCATCAGCATCAGCGCGTTGATCACGAGAGTGAACAGGCCGAGGGTGAGGATCAGCAGCGGCAGCGACAGCAACTGCACGATCGGCTTGACGAACGCGTTCACGACCGTGAACAGCAGCGCGATCCCGAGGATGATCAGCACGTCGTTTCCGGTGCCCTCGCCCGAGTCGGCGATCGTGATGCCGTCGACCCATTGCGAGGCCAGCCAGATGGCGACCGCGTTGATCACCAGGCGTATCAGAAATGTCATGTCCACATGCTGGCACGAACCGGACCGCCGGACGTAACGGGCGAATGCGCGCTCATGCGCGACGGATGACGGCGGCGTTGAGGCGCAGACGCTCTTGCAGGAAGTGCTCGACGAGTTCGATCTCGTCGTCCGAACAGTCCAACAGCAGTTTCACCTCGACGTCCCGCTTCGTCAGATCCGCGGTGAGAGCGACACCCACCAGTCCGGCGCCGGCGGCCGAGCCGCGAAACACGTCGACGCCCTCGGCGTCACCACCGCCGGTGTCCTCGAGGAACCCGTAGTCGACGGGATAGACCACCTCGGGGAACCGCGGGTGCGCACTGCCTCGGGGACGGTCGATCCGCAGCGTGGCCCGGCGGATCAGCTCGTCGAGGGCCGCGAGGAACGAGGCCATGTTCGTGTCCATGACGCCAGCCTGCCACGCAAAAACCCGGAGAACGACGGCATTCCGCGCATTGCCGCACTAGCATCTGCGCATGCCCGTGTGCCGAGTCAATTGGTGGACGGCCCTCGGCGCGGGGATCTTGCTCGCCGTGGTCGGCATCGCCGCCGGCCGGTTCCCGCTCGGTGTCGACGCCTCCGTGGCGGCCGGTCGTCAATACGGCGCCAACCAGGCCGTGATGTACATGCAGTTCAATCCGGTCGACCCGACGGACGAGCAGTTGCACCAGTGGTGCAGGCAGGGCGCGGAACTGTCCGCGGGCATGCAGGTCTGGTACGACGGCGGCGTCATCCAGGTCGGCGAACTCGACCGGACGCGTTTCGCGGAAGGCTGTTTCGAGAGCTACCGCGACGGAGTCCGCTGACCGTCGACGGTGTCGAACGCCCCGTCCAC
This window contains:
- a CDS encoding inorganic pyrophosphatase, with amino-acid sequence MDTNMASFLAALDELIRRATLRIDRPRGSAHPRFPEVVYPVDYGFLEDTGGGDAEGVDVFRGSAAGAGLVGVALTADLTKRDVEVKLLLDCSDDEIELVEHFLQERLRLNAAVIRRA
- a CDS encoding 1,4-dihydroxy-2-naphthoate polyprenyltransferase, with amino-acid sequence MASVSQWIEGARPRTLPNAIAPVFAGTGAAASLDGAVWWKALLALVVSLALIVGVNFANDYSDGIRGTDDERVGPLRLVGSGLASPGAVKGAAMGCFAVAAVAGIALALVSAWWLILIGAVCILGAWFYTGGKKPYGYSGFGEIAVFVFFGLVAVLGTEFVQAERVDWAGLLAAIAVGSYSSAVLVANNLRDIPTDTESGKITLAVKLGDARTRTLHLALLVAPFVVTLALVARTPWALVGLIALPLAIKANAPVRTGGRGPALIPALAVTGMSMLVWATATGLALGLG
- a CDS encoding BTAD domain-containing putative transcriptional regulator, with the translated sequence MQTVTSDPQSPAPTEPPVEVALLGGVATRRDGVLIPLPGPRARALLVALARRPGHSRSAAALVEDVWGDAPPKSPANALHTQISRLRSALPDGAIEAGPAGYRLALAPEQVDLTRARLLAREAGQRHADGDQRGALDAVRRARALWRGEPGADLPGGDLADDLATEAASHRGALDAVELAALLASGEFAVALPIARAAAGASPLDEGAHALLMECLHGSGRSNEALEVFAGLRGRLADRLGVDPSARLVDLNAAILRGDRTDRAARKESGGAVETAEAAEAAGFSEAATRMLPNVIGLRAAPNPLLGRKTDLAALELLLASSRVVTVLGPGGTGKTRVAHAVGAEVSGRMPVALVELAPLRSGEDLIAAISGTLGLSEADLTPGALTRTRIHDARQRLRDALSARPSLLILDNCEHLIDDAADAVSDLIAASPHLTVLATSRSPMSITAEAVYPLAPLAIDDDGSPATELFRARALAVRPSVRLDDGEVERLCRTLDGLPLAIELAAARVRTLSVEEINARLVDRFALLRSGDRTSPERHRTLRAVIDWSWNLLEEPEQAALRRICRFPAGFTADAAVAVAQWGEVVDVADALEGLVNQSMLSVVEPPDGADAVGLRYHMLETVREFGEEQSDGDEDAEVRRRTVEWAECFSREVFHDFMSGRQIAAAHRVEAEHDNLLAVLRYALSEKLVRAVFTIFPVLGGMWAFRGAHSEVFAWAPRVLELDDSGLPAEDVPADHLAAAYVLAAAHMAMGGNLRVVAIARTRLRRLLAARTDISGSSRVNATLMLVPGSGRGLARTLATAVRSTDPGARSSALIARANLRENIGDLFGSESDARQALALAEELNDSWGLAMVCQHLGGLYSQSARYGEAVEFYRRSAEVLWTMHLYDESLQVRGFMVAALVGADRIADARTELAALVPLHASAQGSGANSDHDTNNQAALSASTAEADLATGVVDRGLAEYRRAAEQAGDLAGELPADPFEIMVVSAVVDAHVLAGRSELVADLALRLEAVAMQRLGSRGYPDLPQTGAVACAVGSFAVATGRAVERGVRLLALAAKVKARQDYPSMRLERHLELAKDLLGHDAVAAALASVEGTPRAAARREILGLLSETEA
- a CDS encoding VOC family protein, encoding MTIRRVVPDIHAKSLDDSRDFYAALGFAEVMNQGWVMTMASPSNPTAQVTLMGDDATAPVHPDMSVEVDDVDAVYEAMVARGATIVHPLQDEEWGVRRFFVRDPDGKVVNVLGHRTATD
- a CDS encoding phage holin family protein gives rise to the protein MTFLIRLVINAVAIWLASQWVDGITIADSGEGTGNDVLIILGIALLFTVVNAFVKPIVQLLSLPLLILTLGLFTLVINALMLMLTSWISSQTEWGLSVDGFWTAVWGALIISLVNFLLSALVPDKK
- a CDS encoding succinate dehydrogenase, whose translation is MPVCRVNWWTALGAGILLAVVGIAAGRFPLGVDASVAAGRQYGANQAVMYMQFNPVDPTDEQLHQWCRQGAELSAGMQVWYDGGVIQVGELDRTRFAEGCFESYRDGVR